One stretch of Leptolyngbya sp. CCY15150 DNA includes these proteins:
- a CDS encoding CU044_2847 family protein — MHSKLIRLDDGTLVEVELDPSEARQISGGSAAKRVQSSLDVVSPVLKRVCHSVSNAWKNVEESVHIEQAEIEVGLCFEGEGNVYIASSKTSANLKVRLIIKQNNVSSSN, encoded by the coding sequence GTGCATAGCAAACTGATCCGTCTAGACGATGGGACTCTTGTGGAAGTAGAGCTTGATCCTAGCGAAGCTCGACAGATATCTGGTGGTTCTGCCGCAAAAAGGGTTCAATCTAGCCTCGACGTAGTGTCGCCAGTTTTGAAAAGAGTTTGTCACTCGGTTAGTAATGCGTGGAAAAATGTTGAGGAATCAGTGCATATAGAGCAGGCTGAGATTGAGGTTGGTCTATGTTTTGAAGGTGAAGGCAATGTCTACATAGCCAGCTCAAAAACTAGTGCTAATTTGAAAGTTAGATTGATAATCAAGCAAAACAACGTTTCATCGAGTAATTAA
- a CDS encoding SMI1/KNR4 family protein, protein MNDLTDALDRILAWIREHKPEYISRFLPGLSLDELKTKLKPFPCHLPQELYTLYQWHNGISNDNWECGIFINHVFLDIDYALDQAMEGYINDPFQIDDRGEEDLPTYVFPFCGFEGEHFVVEGMDFESDSSPVYFMDQLGKIHLAFTSLTTMMLALAECYETGLYEISEEGLIEIVDEEAFGAVRLAYNPGTVPRIYDEGC, encoded by the coding sequence ATGAATGACCTAACGGATGCACTCGATCGAATTCTTGCCTGGATACGGGAGCACAAACCCGAGTATATCAGTCGGTTTCTGCCAGGATTATCCTTAGACGAACTTAAAACAAAGCTGAAGCCATTCCCCTGCCACCTGCCCCAAGAACTCTATACCCTCTACCAATGGCACAACGGCATCAGCAACGATAACTGGGAATGTGGCATCTTTATTAATCATGTATTTCTGGATATAGACTATGCCCTAGATCAAGCCATGGAAGGATATATCAACGATCCGTTTCAGATCGATGATAGAGGAGAGGAAGATTTGCCAACCTATGTATTTCCCTTCTGTGGTTTTGAAGGAGAGCATTTTGTCGTCGAGGGGATGGATTTTGAGTCCGACTCATCTCCTGTCTATTTTATGGATCAACTGGGTAAGATTCACTTAGCTTTTACGAGCCTAACCACAATGATGTTGGCCCTAGCTGAGTGTTATGAGACCGGCCTCTATGAGATTTCTGAAGAAGGACTCATTGAAATTGTAGATGAAGAGGCTTTTGGGGCTGTCCGACTTGCTTATAATCCAGGAACTGTGCCCAGAATCTATGATGAAGGATGCTAG
- a CDS encoding class I SAM-dependent methyltransferase, translated as MYDSEKCQELIDLLISPIQLESLSVLEDNVSTLKEHHQLAFAMLADTIQEATRVLSEPTIKAREAKIHRIIETIKLNVNSLALWEQANNRTAEALEAGHIRPETLKPHVRFSSEKYDEFYSNQSAKFSNMAVDSDLNSSGESFYNDNSTLSHNINHAFRVSYGVYLIEVLFGLLSTKNSEQAIRWLDIGCGFGQIINSVDPKRYGCQNWEITGCDMQEGKIKFANQLKLPDRQFFTKEAFSLLSEMSTQNNPYDIISMFEFMEHLNDPLSFLEQLAGFRSEVILIASPLAQTIGKPLMRKPDPVHLWSFSREGLEDMLKIAGLDVIYSSEVRVGSYIGGLDWLTVVCGDKELFKEKRTNWRRF; from the coding sequence ATGTATGATTCTGAAAAATGCCAAGAACTAATAGATCTTCTTATCTCTCCCATTCAATTAGAAAGTTTATCAGTCTTAGAAGACAACGTTTCCACGCTGAAAGAACATCATCAGCTAGCCTTTGCAATGTTGGCTGATACGATTCAAGAAGCTACTAGAGTCTTGTCTGAACCAACGATCAAGGCTAGAGAAGCTAAGATCCATAGAATTATTGAAACGATTAAGCTGAACGTAAATTCTTTAGCATTATGGGAACAAGCTAATAATCGAACCGCTGAGGCGCTAGAAGCAGGACATATTCGTCCTGAAACTCTTAAACCCCATGTTCGGTTTTCATCTGAGAAGTATGATGAGTTCTACTCCAATCAAAGCGCCAAGTTTTCTAATATGGCAGTAGATTCAGACTTAAATTCTTCTGGTGAATCATTCTACAACGATAACAGCACCTTATCGCATAACATCAATCATGCTTTTCGGGTATCCTACGGAGTTTATTTAATTGAAGTATTATTCGGCTTGCTCTCGACTAAAAACAGCGAGCAAGCCATCCGTTGGCTAGACATCGGATGCGGGTTTGGGCAAATTATCAACTCCGTAGATCCCAAGCGCTACGGCTGCCAAAACTGGGAGATTACAGGATGCGATATGCAAGAGGGGAAAATTAAGTTCGCCAACCAGCTTAAGCTTCCTGATCGCCAGTTTTTTACAAAAGAAGCTTTTTCTTTGTTATCTGAAATGTCAACGCAAAACAACCCGTATGACATTATCTCGATGTTTGAGTTTATGGAACATCTCAACGATCCACTGAGCTTCCTAGAACAGTTAGCTGGCTTCAGATCAGAGGTGATTTTGATAGCATCTCCCCTTGCACAAACGATTGGCAAGCCATTGATGCGCAAGCCGGATCCAGTACACCTATGGTCTTTTTCCCGAGAGGGGCTAGAAGACATGCTGAAAATAGCAGGGCTAGACGTCATTTACTCGTCTGAAGTTCGAGTCGGCAGCTACATCGGAGGACTAGATTGGCTAACGGTAGTCTGTGGAGATAAAGAGCTCTTTAAGGAAAAACGAACAAATTGGAGGCGATTTTAG
- a CDS encoding alpha-D-glucose phosphate-specific phosphoglucomutase translates to MNIHTVSTQPFDDQKPGTSGLRKSVTAFQTRHYLENFVQSIFDSLEGYAGSTLVVGGDGRYYNRVAIQVILKMAAANGFGRVLVGQGGILSTPAASCIIRKYQAFGGIILSASHNPGGPDGDFGIKYNIGNGGPAPEKVTEAIYARSQTIDQFKILEVADVDLDQLGAVQLGEMTVEVIDAVADYAELMQSLFDFDRIRAYLSSTAFRMSMDSMHAVTGPYAQVIFEQMLGAPAGTVVNGVPLEDFGGGHPDPNLVYAHDLVELLFGKDAPDFGAASDGDGDRNMILGQRFFVTPSDSLAVLAANATLVPGYKDGLAGIARSMPTSQAPDRVAAALGIDCYETPTGWKFFGNLLDAGKATLCGEESFGTGSNHVREKDGLWAVLFWLNVLAVRQESVEAIVTEHWKTYGRNYYSRHDYEEVASEPAHQLMDNLRSLVPTLKGKVYGTYEVDYGDDFSYTDPVDGSISKKQGIRIGFTDGSRIVFRLSGTGTKGATLRLYLESYEADPTKQGLDPQDALGDLIAIAHEMAQIKALTGRDQPTVIT, encoded by the coding sequence ATGAACATACATACTGTCTCTACCCAACCCTTCGATGACCAAAAACCCGGCACATCTGGCCTACGTAAGTCCGTCACTGCATTTCAAACCCGGCACTACCTCGAAAATTTTGTTCAATCCATCTTCGATAGCCTAGAAGGCTATGCCGGCAGCACCCTAGTGGTGGGCGGCGATGGACGATACTACAACCGGGTCGCCATCCAGGTCATTCTGAAAATGGCGGCAGCCAACGGCTTTGGGCGCGTGTTGGTGGGTCAAGGCGGTATCTTGTCAACGCCCGCAGCCTCCTGCATCATCCGTAAATATCAAGCCTTTGGAGGCATCATCCTATCCGCCAGCCACAACCCCGGCGGCCCCGATGGCGACTTTGGCATTAAGTACAACATCGGCAATGGCGGCCCTGCCCCCGAAAAGGTGACGGAAGCTATCTATGCCCGCAGCCAAACGATCGACCAATTCAAGATCCTAGAAGTTGCGGATGTGGATCTCGACCAACTGGGGGCCGTGCAGCTCGGCGAGATGACGGTGGAGGTGATCGACGCCGTTGCCGACTACGCCGAACTGATGCAGTCTCTCTTTGACTTCGATCGCATCCGTGCTTACCTGAGCAGCACCGCCTTCCGCATGAGCATGGACTCGATGCACGCCGTTACAGGGCCCTATGCTCAGGTGATTTTTGAACAGATGCTGGGTGCTCCAGCGGGCACAGTGGTGAATGGCGTTCCCCTAGAAGACTTCGGCGGCGGCCACCCCGATCCTAACCTGGTCTATGCCCATGACCTGGTAGAACTCTTGTTTGGCAAGGATGCGCCTGATTTTGGAGCTGCCTCGGATGGAGACGGCGATCGCAACATGATCCTCGGACAACGCTTCTTCGTCACCCCTAGCGATAGCTTAGCCGTCTTGGCCGCTAACGCTACCCTAGTGCCCGGCTACAAAGACGGTCTGGCCGGCATCGCCCGATCTATGCCCACCAGCCAAGCCCCCGATCGCGTCGCGGCAGCCCTGGGCATTGACTGCTATGAAACCCCCACTGGATGGAAGTTTTTCGGCAACTTACTCGACGCCGGGAAGGCTACCCTCTGCGGCGAGGAAAGTTTTGGCACCGGCTCGAACCACGTGCGGGAAAAAGATGGTCTGTGGGCGGTCTTATTTTGGCTGAATGTCTTAGCTGTTCGTCAAGAGTCTGTGGAAGCGATCGTCACCGAGCACTGGAAAACCTATGGTCGCAACTACTACTCCCGCCATGACTACGAAGAAGTGGCCAGCGAACCGGCTCACCAACTGATGGATAACTTGCGATCGCTTGTCCCGACGCTCAAGGGTAAGGTGTACGGCACCTATGAGGTGGACTATGGCGATGACTTTAGCTACACCGACCCCGTAGACGGCAGCATCAGCAAAAAACAGGGCATTCGTATTGGCTTCACCGATGGCTCCCGCATTGTCTTCCGCCTCTCGGGTACCGGCACCAAGGGCGCAACTCTACGGCTGTACCTAGAAAGCTACGAAGCGGATCCAACCAAGCAGGGCCTCGATCCCCAAGATGCCTTGGGTGACCTGATTGCGATCGCCCATGAAATGGCCCAAATCAAAGCCCTCACCGGCCGCGACCAGCCCACGGTGATCACCTAA
- a CDS encoding YqiA/YcfP family alpha/beta fold hydrolase translates to MTCLERDRPSMIYLHGFASSPASAKAQYLGDRLRESGITVAIPDLNQDDFSHLTLTRQLQQVQEILATASSSVTLIGSSFGGLTAAWLAEQAPTVDRLVLLAPAFQFLDHWLPRLGADQVAHWQTTGYLQVYHYTAQAHLPLHYGFITDAQTYDETNLKRSLPTLILHGRSDEVIPISASRAYAADRPWVSLVELEDDHSLGKVQPQLWQAIQQFCGISEP, encoded by the coding sequence ATGACTTGTCTAGAGCGCGATCGCCCCTCCATGATCTACCTGCATGGCTTTGCCTCCAGCCCCGCATCGGCGAAGGCCCAGTACCTTGGCGATCGCCTACGAGAATCAGGCATCACCGTGGCGATTCCCGACCTCAACCAAGACGACTTCTCCCATCTGACCCTGACGCGTCAACTGCAGCAGGTGCAGGAGATCCTAGCCACAGCCTCCTCATCGGTGACCCTGATTGGCTCCAGCTTTGGCGGCCTCACCGCTGCTTGGCTGGCAGAACAGGCACCCACCGTCGATCGCTTAGTGTTGCTCGCCCCGGCCTTTCAATTTCTCGACCACTGGCTACCCCGCCTAGGTGCCGACCAGGTGGCCCACTGGCAAACCACCGGCTATCTACAGGTGTATCACTACACAGCCCAAGCGCACCTACCGCTGCATTATGGGTTTATCACCGATGCTCAAACCTATGATGAAACGAACCTGAAGCGATCGCTGCCGACCTTGATTCTCCATGGACGATCCGATGAGGTGATTCCCATATCCGCCAGCCGCGCCTATGCGGCCGATCGCCCCTGGGTGAGCTTGGTGGAGCTGGAGGACGATCATAGTTTGGGCAAGGTGCAGCCCCAACTTTGGCAAGCGATCCAACAGTTTTGTGGGATTTCAGAACCCTAG
- a CDS encoding GNAT family N-acetyltransferase, producing MSTFMTGQSQPSAETYSWQSSDRLRNGAACLIRTVRQPDLPLLADMLTQCFHPQEGLGAWLNPVFRLGIYEDLRHRFYARDPHTVCLVAVDPEVATEGRRSLDAPIAGTVEMALRYPKLWQPQRQQYLYISNLAVQPHYRRQGVAKQLLGVCERIALDWGYPEICLHVLDNNANARRLYHQLGFRLQRADTSVGSMLLKRPQQLLMGKALTPSSP from the coding sequence ATGTCCACGTTTATGACGGGGCAATCCCAACCGTCTGCTGAGACCTATAGCTGGCAGTCAAGCGATCGCCTCAGAAATGGTGCAGCTTGTCTGATTCGCACTGTGCGGCAGCCAGACTTGCCGCTCCTCGCTGACATGCTCACCCAATGCTTTCACCCTCAAGAAGGGCTAGGGGCTTGGCTCAATCCGGTGTTTCGCTTGGGCATCTATGAGGATTTGCGCCATCGCTTTTATGCTCGTGATCCCCATACGGTCTGTTTAGTGGCGGTGGATCCTGAGGTAGCAACCGAGGGACGGCGATCGCTGGATGCTCCGATTGCCGGCACGGTGGAAATGGCTCTGCGCTATCCCAAGCTTTGGCAGCCCCAGCGGCAGCAATACCTCTATATTTCCAACCTAGCGGTGCAGCCCCACTATCGGCGGCAGGGGGTAGCCAAACAGCTTCTAGGCGTTTGTGAGCGGATTGCTTTAGATTGGGGCTATCCCGAAATTTGTCTCCATGTGTTGGACAATAACGCCAATGCGCGCCGGCTTTACCATCAGCTCGGATTTCGGCTGCAGCGGGCGGACACCAGTGTGGGATCGATGTTGCTCAAGCGTCCCCAGCAGTTGCTGATGGGCAAGGCCCTCACTCCATCGTCCCCATGA
- a CDS encoding response regulator → MKSPDSEKPKILVVDDEPDNLDLLYRTFYREFKVLRAESGPVALEILAAEGDIAVIISDQRMPSMSGTEFLSLTATQYPDIIRIILTGYTDVEDLVEAINAGKVFKYVTKPWDDEELKTVVRQAVDTHNVLRTRTQELRRTLRQESLLNTISSAIRGALNYQYIFQTIVDTVGHMFEVDCCLLRPCQDELMTDEVFTYLSAAAQGDRVDLPSESDTPDASDAPDAPDVSDATTSPLIHTLWETETIQVIQDTVTDERLERSAPNGGCVRHIYSQANIRSTLIVPLICQQELMAVLALHQQQPRVWQDDDVQLIAMVANQAAPALAQARAYEKLRALARREALVNTITTAIRSSLNPQDIFAAITQQLGQALHTDGCALSLWTAGDEFVQCVGLHDATDQNAEQPFTLGEIHPEPQSDWMIASSAQGEAPLVRSHLPTSRVPIEGNPVLQQLLSTQSPVIIDDLGHHPEMNMPDLPLRLPARALLVVPLLYNGHIIGSISLRQSSRSRQWQQEEIELAQAVAVQAAIAVQQSRLYQKTRQQAEQLLELDQQKNELFQNVSHEFRTPLTLTIGPLEAAIAQGQGLSYDQSQIALRNSRRLLRLVNQLLDIQRLDAGRMQPRFRPCDFKSFVAQIVDAFHHYCDRKEIHLSTDLEDCLPIYLDLEKFDKVLYNLLSNAMKFTPAGGSIVVSLRSANDHCLLQVRDTGIGIRPDQIPHLFDRFRQADGSANRKYEGSGLGLALVKKLVEMHGGNLSVESEYSKGSTFTVWLQTGISHLPPDQVIEVPIEMESSRAVVELADIEIHATDRPGDGEGEVGEVLGILPEGADGETAPTILVVDDNPDLRQYVSDILRNASYRVVTARNGAEGFQLAQTHLPQLILTDLMMPMVSGLEMIQQLRQDETLKGIPVILLTARADEDTRIEGVEQGADAYLSKPFNDRELLADVRNLLALKANERRVEELNRYLTESVLQRFLPPSLVKKAAQGDLLLDLRPEPKLVTILFSDIIGFTQLSNTLRSRRVSELLNEYLTEMTHAIFDHGGTVDKFMGDAILAIFGAPEELPPSEQVHRAIAAARQMYASLEVLNARWQEQGIGKVQFRCGIHQGTAVVGMFGGAERSDYTAIGPSVNIAARIQEAATPDSILISAAVADYLELEDDAVTKCSPLKLKGVDETVLTFSIKAHPDSFYRSAPSS, encoded by the coding sequence ATGAAATCTCCTGATAGCGAAAAGCCTAAAATTCTGGTGGTTGATGACGAACCAGACAATCTTGACCTGCTCTACCGCACCTTTTATCGGGAATTTAAGGTATTGCGGGCAGAAAGTGGGCCAGTCGCGCTGGAGATTTTAGCTGCCGAGGGAGATATCGCGGTGATCATTTCAGATCAGCGAATGCCCTCCATGAGTGGCACAGAGTTTCTGAGTCTGACAGCAACCCAATATCCTGACATCATTCGGATCATTTTGACCGGCTACACCGACGTTGAAGATCTGGTGGAGGCGATTAATGCTGGGAAGGTCTTCAAGTATGTCACCAAGCCCTGGGATGATGAAGAGCTGAAAACCGTGGTGCGCCAAGCGGTGGATACCCATAATGTCTTGAGAACCCGCACCCAAGAACTGCGTCGCACGTTGCGCCAAGAGTCGTTGCTGAACACCATTAGCAGCGCCATTCGTGGTGCGCTGAACTACCAATATATTTTCCAAACCATCGTGGATACGGTGGGGCATATGTTTGAGGTGGACTGCTGTCTGCTGCGGCCTTGCCAAGATGAACTGATGACCGATGAGGTGTTCACCTACCTGAGTGCGGCGGCCCAGGGCGATCGCGTTGACCTCCCCAGTGAGTCGGATACGCCAGATGCGTCAGATGCGCCAGATGCGCCAGATGTCTCAGATGCCACCACCAGTCCCCTGATCCATACGCTGTGGGAAACGGAAACCATTCAGGTGATTCAAGATACGGTCACCGATGAGCGACTAGAGCGATCGGCTCCCAACGGCGGCTGCGTTCGCCACATCTATAGCCAGGCCAATATTCGTTCAACGTTGATTGTGCCTCTGATTTGTCAGCAAGAACTGATGGCGGTGCTGGCCCTGCATCAGCAGCAGCCTCGCGTTTGGCAGGATGACGATGTGCAACTGATTGCCATGGTGGCCAACCAAGCCGCCCCAGCCTTGGCCCAAGCGCGGGCCTATGAAAAGCTGCGGGCCTTGGCTCGGCGAGAGGCTTTGGTCAATACCATCACCACGGCCATTCGGTCGAGTTTGAATCCCCAAGACATTTTCGCGGCGATTACCCAGCAACTGGGGCAGGCGCTGCATACCGACGGCTGTGCCCTATCGCTGTGGACGGCTGGGGATGAATTTGTCCAATGTGTGGGGCTGCATGATGCCACCGATCAAAACGCAGAGCAGCCGTTTACCCTGGGTGAGATTCATCCTGAGCCGCAGTCTGACTGGATGATCGCTAGTTCTGCCCAGGGTGAGGCTCCCTTGGTGCGATCGCACCTGCCGACGTCGCGGGTGCCGATTGAGGGAAATCCGGTGTTGCAGCAGCTTCTGTCCACCCAGAGTCCGGTGATTATTGACGATCTGGGCCATCATCCTGAGATGAATATGCCTGATCTCCCGCTGCGGTTGCCGGCCCGGGCGCTGTTGGTGGTGCCGCTGCTGTACAACGGTCATATCATTGGCAGCATTTCCCTGCGGCAGTCGAGCCGTTCTCGCCAGTGGCAGCAGGAGGAAATTGAGCTGGCCCAGGCCGTGGCCGTGCAGGCAGCGATCGCTGTTCAGCAGTCTCGCCTCTACCAAAAAACGCGTCAGCAGGCGGAGCAGTTGCTGGAGCTGGATCAGCAGAAAAATGAGCTGTTCCAAAATGTGTCCCACGAATTTCGCACGCCGCTCACGTTGACGATTGGCCCCCTAGAGGCAGCGATCGCCCAAGGGCAAGGTCTTTCCTACGATCAGTCTCAAATTGCCCTGCGCAACTCTCGCCGCCTGCTGCGCCTGGTGAATCAGCTCCTCGACATTCAGCGCTTGGATGCGGGCCGAATGCAGCCGCGTTTTCGCCCCTGTGATTTCAAGAGCTTCGTGGCCCAGATTGTGGATGCCTTCCATCACTATTGCGATCGCAAAGAGATTCACCTATCCACCGATCTGGAGGACTGCCTGCCCATTTATCTCGATCTAGAGAAATTTGACAAGGTTCTCTACAATCTCTTGTCGAACGCCATGAAGTTTACCCCAGCGGGGGGCAGCATTGTGGTCAGTTTGCGGTCGGCCAACGATCACTGTCTGCTGCAGGTGCGCGACACCGGCATTGGCATTCGTCCTGATCAAATTCCCCATTTGTTTGACCGTTTTCGCCAGGCGGATGGGTCTGCCAACCGTAAGTATGAGGGCAGTGGCCTGGGTCTGGCCTTGGTCAAGAAATTGGTGGAAATGCACGGCGGCAATCTCTCCGTTGAGTCGGAATATAGCAAGGGCAGTACGTTTACGGTGTGGCTGCAAACAGGTATTTCCCACCTGCCGCCGGATCAGGTGATTGAAGTGCCCATTGAAATGGAGTCGAGCCGCGCGGTGGTGGAACTGGCGGATATCGAAATCCATGCCACCGATCGCCCTGGGGATGGTGAGGGTGAGGTCGGCGAGGTGCTGGGTATTTTGCCCGAGGGGGCAGACGGCGAAACTGCGCCCACGATTCTGGTGGTGGATGACAACCCCGATCTGCGGCAATATGTCTCGGATATTTTGCGCAACGCCAGCTACCGGGTGGTGACGGCTCGGAACGGAGCGGAAGGTTTCCAGCTTGCCCAAACTCATCTGCCGCAGTTGATTCTCACAGATCTGATGATGCCCATGGTGTCTGGGCTGGAGATGATTCAGCAGCTTCGCCAAGATGAGACCCTCAAGGGGATCCCGGTGATCTTGCTCACCGCCCGTGCCGATGAAGACACCCGGATTGAAGGGGTGGAGCAGGGGGCTGATGCTTATTTGTCCAAACCGTTCAATGATCGCGAACTGTTAGCCGACGTGCGCAATCTGCTGGCCCTCAAGGCCAATGAGCGGCGGGTGGAAGAACTCAATCGCTATCTCACCGAGTCTGTTCTGCAGCGCTTCTTGCCGCCATCCTTGGTGAAAAAGGCGGCCCAGGGAGATTTGCTGCTTGATCTGCGCCCCGAGCCAAAGCTGGTGACCATTCTGTTTAGCGACATCATTGGCTTCACCCAGTTGTCTAACACCTTGCGATCGCGGCGGGTGTCGGAGCTGCTCAATGAATATCTCACGGAAATGACCCACGCCATTTTTGACCATGGGGGCACGGTGGATAAATTTATGGGAGATGCGATTTTGGCGATTTTTGGCGCGCCGGAAGAGCTTCCGCCCAGTGAGCAGGTGCATCGAGCGATCGCGGCGGCTCGTCAGATGTATGCGTCCCTGGAAGTTCTCAATGCCCGTTGGCAGGAACAGGGCATTGGCAAGGTGCAGTTCCGCTGCGGCATTCACCAAGGTACGGCGGTGGTGGGCATGTTTGGCGGTGCCGAGCGATCAGACTACACGGCGATCGGCCCTAGCGTGAACATTGCCGCCCGCATTCAAGAAGCCGCCACCCCCGACTCAATCTTGATTTCGGCAGCCGTAGCCGATTATCTGGAGCTGGAAGACGATGCGGTGACCAAATGCAGCCCGCTGAAGCTGAAGGGCGTGGATGAAACGGTGTTGACCTTCTCGATTAAGGCCCATCCCGACTCGTTTTATCGCAGCGCGCCCAGTAGCTAG
- a CDS encoding URC4/urg3 family protein — translation MATEADTLAYLRSTAAIRDRCGQLFDLACADQLSHFRCDLTRLNATADYVIQVIEANYPDWAVPFHSRWRHFESGGRDRLAHLRQQAGTIDPLEWARIQFDLAITSVLLDAGAGAAWQFSEPGTDEVYRRSEGLAIASFYAFTAGTMSSDAQQPLQADAQGLQQFTPDRLAAAFQVSDRNPLVGLEGRAGLLQTLGRSLHRYPHLFGQEHPRLGNLVDALLPQVVDQCLPATAVFDVVLEGLSDIWPGREAIAQVNLGDVWPHSRLPDGELGSQLVPFHKLSQWLTYSLLEPLQSLGITITDLDALTGLAEYRNGGLCIDLGLLQPKHAGVMSDRHRPGSEVIVEWRALTVVLLDQIAATIRQNRQQDATQLPLVKILEGGTWAAGRRIAADLRDGSPPLQIQSDGTVF, via the coding sequence ATGGCAACCGAGGCTGACACCCTTGCCTATCTAAGATCTACAGCGGCCATTCGCGATCGCTGTGGCCAACTGTTTGACCTGGCCTGTGCCGATCAGCTCAGCCATTTCCGCTGCGACCTGACTCGCCTCAACGCCACCGCCGACTACGTCATCCAGGTGATTGAGGCCAACTATCCCGATTGGGCCGTGCCCTTCCACAGTCGCTGGCGACATTTTGAAAGCGGCGGCCGCGATCGCCTGGCCCACCTCCGCCAGCAGGCAGGAACGATCGATCCCCTCGAATGGGCCCGCATCCAGTTCGACCTAGCGATCACCAGCGTGCTGCTGGATGCCGGAGCTGGAGCCGCCTGGCAGTTTTCCGAACCCGGCACCGACGAGGTCTACCGCCGCTCAGAAGGGCTAGCGATCGCCAGTTTTTATGCCTTCACCGCCGGCACAATGTCCAGCGATGCCCAACAGCCGCTGCAAGCCGATGCCCAAGGTCTACAGCAATTCACCCCCGATCGCCTAGCCGCTGCCTTCCAGGTGAGCGATCGCAATCCCTTAGTAGGACTAGAGGGGCGGGCGGGCCTGCTGCAAACCCTGGGGCGATCGCTGCATCGCTATCCCCACCTCTTTGGACAAGAACACCCTCGGTTAGGGAATTTAGTGGACGCCTTACTCCCCCAAGTGGTCGATCAGTGCCTACCGGCCACCGCCGTCTTCGATGTCGTCCTAGAGGGATTGAGCGATATCTGGCCCGGTCGGGAGGCGATCGCCCAGGTGAACTTAGGCGATGTCTGGCCCCATAGCCGCCTGCCCGATGGCGAGCTAGGCTCCCAACTGGTGCCTTTCCATAAACTCTCCCAGTGGCTCACCTATTCTCTGCTGGAGCCGCTGCAAAGCCTAGGCATCACCATCACCGACCTCGATGCCCTCACCGGTCTGGCAGAATATCGTAACGGTGGCCTCTGTATAGATCTGGGACTGCTGCAGCCAAAACATGCGGGCGTGATGAGCGATCGCCATCGACCAGGCTCGGAGGTGATTGTTGAATGGCGGGCGCTGACCGTGGTTTTGCTGGATCAGATTGCCGCAACGATTCGCCAAAACCGCCAGCAAGATGCCACCCAGCTCCCGCTGGTGAAAATTCTCGAAGGCGGCACGTGGGCTGCCGGGCGACGGATCGCGGCAGACCTGCGAGATGGCTCGCCACCCCTGCAGATTCAAAGCGACGGCACTGTGTTTTAG
- the upp gene encoding uracil phosphoribosyltransferase encodes MAAEVHVITHPLVQHKLSLLRHVDTHTQDFRKLLKEVAMLLAYEVTRDLPLKYVPIQTPLTTMDAPMLAADKKMAIISIMRAGQGLLDGMLELIPTAKVGHIGLYRQPSSLMAVEYYFKLPTDIEQRDMLVVDPMLATGNSAVAAVDRLKEAGPLSIKFVCLLAAPEGIAHFHSEHPDVPIYTASVDDHLDAQGYILPGLGDAGDRLYGTR; translated from the coding sequence ATGGCAGCAGAGGTTCATGTGATTACGCATCCACTGGTTCAGCACAAGCTCTCGCTTTTGCGCCACGTGGACACCCATACCCAAGACTTCCGCAAGTTGCTGAAAGAGGTGGCCATGCTGCTAGCCTACGAGGTGACGCGGGATCTTCCCCTCAAGTATGTCCCCATCCAAACGCCTCTCACCACCATGGATGCGCCCATGCTGGCTGCGGATAAAAAAATGGCGATTATTTCCATCATGCGGGCCGGGCAGGGGCTGCTGGATGGCATGTTGGAGCTGATCCCTACAGCCAAGGTGGGGCATATCGGCCTATACCGACAGCCTAGCTCCCTGATGGCGGTGGAATATTACTTCAAGCTGCCCACGGATATTGAGCAGCGGGATATGTTGGTGGTGGATCCAATGCTGGCGACGGGCAACTCGGCGGTGGCGGCGGTGGATCGACTCAAGGAAGCGGGGCCGCTCTCTATTAAGTTTGTCTGTCTGCTCGCGGCTCCCGAGGGCATCGCCCATTTCCATAGCGAACATCCCGATGTGCCCATCTACACCGCCTCCGTGGATGACCATCTTGACGCCCAAGGCTACATTCTGCCGGGGCTAGGGGATGCGGGCGATCGCCTCTATGGAACGCGCTAG